A window of the Henckelia pumila isolate YLH828 chromosome 3, ASM3356847v2, whole genome shotgun sequence genome harbors these coding sequences:
- the LOC140892160 gene encoding NADPH-dependent oxidoreductase 2-alkenal reductase-like — protein MQEIISNRFVAIKDHVNGAPKDSDFEIKKEKIICVCPTMTVIVKNLYVSVDPYQINRMKSRSASQAAISFAAAISPGQAIDTYGVGRVVASGRPDLEKDDLVVGLLTWGEYTVVEEGRLLNKLDPMGLPLPYHVGPLGFSGLTAYGGFFEVCKPKKGESVFVSAASGSVGSLVGQYAKLFGCYVVGCAGSKKKVDLLKEKLGFDDAFNYKDEKDLKSALRRYFPNGIDIYFDNVGGEMLEAAVANMNTFGRVAVCGVISEYTGGGKRAAPDMLDVVYKRISIQGFLAADFLKCYADFIATTVEHLRTGKMQALCDISSDVESISSAFTGLFSGDNIGKKIVQIADA, from the exons ATGCAGGAAATTATAAGTAACAGGTTCGTAGCCATAAAGGATCATGTGAATGGAGCTCCCAAAGATTCCGACTTCGAAATCAAGAAGGAAAAGATCATTTGCGTGTGTCCAACAATGACCGTGATAGTCAAGAATCTCTATGTATCCGTCGATCCGTACCAGATCAACCGTATGAAGAGCCGCAGCGCATCCCAGGCAGCGATAAGCTTTGCGGCCGCCATTAGCCCCGGCCAG GCCATTGATACTTACGGCGTGGGACGCGTGGTCGCTTCGGGGCGGCCGGATTTGGAGAAGGATGATCTTGTGGTCGGTTTGCTGACATGGGGGGAGTACACAGTTGTTGAAGAAGGAAGGCTTCTGAATAAGTTGGACCCGATGGGACTACCTCTGCCTTACCATGTTGGGCCTCTTG GATTTAGTGGACTTACAGCGTACGGGGGATTCTTTGAAGTGTGCAAACCAAAGAAAGGTGAGAGTGTATTCGTTTCAGCAGCTTCAGGATCTGTTGGAAGTTTGGTTGGCCAATACGCTAAGCTCTTTGGTTGCTATGTGGTTGGTTGTGCTGGTTCTAAGAAAAAG GTTGATTTGCTAAAGGAGAAGCTAGGATTTGATGATGCATTCAACTACAAGGATGAGAAAGATCTCAAGTCAGCACTCCGAAG GTACTTCCCCAATGGAATCGACATATACTTCGACAACGTAGGGGGCGAGATGCTCGAAGCAGCGGTAGCCAATATGAACACGTTTGGGCGAGTTGCCGTATGTGGCGTCATATCCGAATACACCGGTGGCGGCAAGAGGGCGGCCCCCGATATGTTGGATGTGGTGTACAAGAGGATTAGCATTCAAGGATTTCTGGCGGCGGATTTCTTGAAATGCTACGCCGATTTTATCGCGACGACGGTGGAGCACCTCCGCACGGGCAAAATGCAGGCACTTTGTGACATATCGAGTGATGTGGAGAGCATCTCGAGTGCTTTTACGGGACTCTTTAGTGGTGATAACATTGGGAAAAAGATCGTTCAGATTGCGGATGCATGA
- the LOC140889668 gene encoding uncharacterized protein: MKDNPKRLKSDKYCHFHKDKGHSTEDCYSLRTEIEKLIKRGYLKDFVSKSHHQQRDNKTYEYRRNREPPKNHEKQGKHNGDFHENMPTGGIIAVITGGPACGDSNRARKTLLRNASRGNHCPHPNQAQVVCEISKISKKMTFTESDREYPLVEHNDALVVSATISNFWVKKMLVDSGSSADIIFLNAFVKMGIDNAQLMPISTPLVGFSGELVEALGEITLPLSLGSYPRRVTKMVKFLVVNASSAYNVILGARV; encoded by the coding sequence ATGAAAGACAACCCAAAGCGACTGAAATCTGACAAGTATTGCCACTTTCACAAAGATAAAGGACATTCTACCGAAGACTGTTATAGTTTGAGAACAGAAATAGAGAAGCTAATCAAACGTGGCTATTTAAAAGACTTCGTGAGTAAGTCTCACCACCAACAACGAGACAACAAGACTTATGAATACCGCCGAAACAGAGAACCCCCAAAGAATCATGAGAAGCAAGGAAAGCATAATGGAGATTTCCATGAGAACATGCCGACTGGAGGGATTATCGCTGTTATAACCGGGGGACCAGCTTGCGGAGATTCGAATAGAGCAAGGAAGACTCTTCTGCGTAATGCTTCTAGGGGGAATCACTGTCCTCACCCTAACCAAGCCCAAGTCGTGTGTGAAATATcgaaaatatcaaaaaaaatgACATTCACTGAGTCAGATAGGGAATACCCTTTAGTTGAGCACAATGACGCATTGGTTGTCTCCGCTACAATATCCAACTTTTGGGTGAAAAAGATGCTGGTTGACTCAGGCAGTTCAGCAGATATCATTTTTCTTAATGCATTTGTTAAAATGGGGATAGACAATGCACAGCTAATGCCCATCAGCACCCCTTTAGTTGGATTTTCTGGAGAATTAGTGGAAGCACTAGGAGAGATCACACTTCCTCTCTCGCTAGGATCGTATCCGAGAAGAGTTACAAAAATGGTAAAGTTCTTGGTAGTAAATGCATCCTCTGCATATAACGTGATACTGGGTGCCCGAGTCTAA
- the LOC140892125 gene encoding NADPH-dependent oxidoreductase 2-alkenal reductase-like has translation MLHHIYIYNYRDKQRQLGSGHKPEKIMQEIISNRFVAIKDHVNGAPKDSDFEIKKEKIICVCPTMTVIVKNLYVSVDPYQINRMKSRSASQAAISFAAAISPGQAIDTYGVGRVVASGRPDLEKDDLVVGLLTWGEYTVVEEGRLLNKLDPMGLPLPYHVGPLGFSGLTAYGGFFEVCKPKKGESVFVSAASGSVGSLVGQYAKLFGCYVVGCAGSKKKVDLLKEKLGFDDAFNYKDEKDLKSALRRYFPNGIDIYFDNVGGEMLEAAVANMNTFGRVAVCGVISEYTGGGKRAAPDMLDVVYKRISIQGFLAADFLKCYADFIATTVEHLRTGKMQALCDISSDVESISSAFTGLFSGDNIGKKIVQIADA, from the exons ATGctacatcatatatatatatataattatagagATAAACAGAGGCAGCTTGGGAGTGGACATAAACCTGAGAAGATAATGCAGGAAATTATAAGTAACAGGTTCGTAGCCATAAAGGATCATGTGAATGGAGCTCCCAAAGATTCCGACTTCGAAATCAAGAAGGAAAAGATCATTTGCGTGTGTCCAACAATGACCGTGATAGTCAAGAATCTCTATGTATCCGTCGATCCGTACCAGATCAACCGTATGAAGAGCCGCAGCGCATCCCAGGCAGCGATAAGCTTTGCGGCCGCCATTAGCCCCGGCCAG GCCATTGATACTTACGGCGTGGGACGCGTGGTCGCTTCGGGGCGGCCGGATTTGGAGAAGGATGATCTTGTGGTCGGTTTGCTGACATGGGGGGAGTACACAGTTGTTGAAGAAGGAAGGCTTCTGAATAAGTTGGACCCGATGGGACTACCTCTGCCTTACCATGTTGGGCCTCTTG GATTTAGTGGACTTACAGCGTACGGGGGATTCTTTGAAGTGTGCAAACCAAAGAAAGGTGAGAGTGTATTCGTTTCAGCAGCTTCAGGATCTGTTGGAAGTTTGGTTGGCCAATACGCTAAGCTCTTTGGTTGCTATGTGGTTGGTTGTGCTGGTTCTAAGAAAAAG GTTGATTTGCTAAAGGAGAAGCTAGGATTTGATGATGCATTCAACTACAAGGATGAGAAAGATCTCAAGTCAGCACTCCGAAG GTACTTCCCCAATGGAATCGACATATACTTCGACAACGTAGGGGGCGAGATGCTCGAAGCAGCGGTAGCCAATATGAACACGTTTGGGCGAGTTGCCGTATGTGGCGTCATATCCGAATACACCGGTGGCGGCAAGAGGGCGGCCCCCGATATGTTGGATGTGGTGTACAAGAGGATTAGCATTCAAGGATTTCTGGCGGCGGATTTCTTGAAATGCTACGCCGATTTTATCGCGACGACGGTGGAGCACCTCCGCACGGGCAAAATGCAGGCACTTTGTGACATATCGAGTGATGTGGAGAGCATCTCGAGTGCTTTTACGGGACTCTTTAGTGGTGATAACATTGGGAAAAAGATCGTTCAGATTGCGGATGCATGA
- the LOC140889667 gene encoding uncharacterized protein: MVSQRGIEANPEKIKAILSMAPPKSIKGMQELAGRMAALNHFISRSADRGLPFFKVLRQGKGFRWTEECQHAFEDLKKYLAASPLLVKPRDGDTLLLYLAISTESISAVLTVDREREHKPVYYISKVLQGAELRYTNIEKLALALVVAGRKLRPYFLSHQVVALTNHPLKRILSSPETSGRMTKWAVELSEYGIEYQSRPAIKAQVLADFIVEMETNGAGVSAPTLAIHVDGSSTSGGSGAGVLVESPQGDQFHYAIKFQFPTSNNEAEYEALIMGIELALAAGAGKLITYSDSQLIVNQVQGNYEAKEDSMKEYLSKVKDLLVRLENFEIKQIPRAENEIADQLAKFGSSATGISSRTITFITCDKKGIGTGSLNILCANQGEPSWKDEIIKYLSEGERPPESRTKQEILGQTTYSGKSTKEFVETIWEAKRWLEKHSDKDTFGLQ, encoded by the exons ATGGTTTCCCAGCGAGGAATAGAGGCGAACCCTGAGAAAATTAAAGCAATCCTAAGCATGGCGCCCCCCAAGAGCATAAAAGGGATGCAGGAGTTAGCAGGAAGGATGGCCGCCTTGAACCATTTTATTTCCAGATCGGCTGACAGAGGGTTGCCATTCTTCAAAGTCCTAAGGCAGGGAAAAGGTTTTCGTTGGACCGAAGAATGTCAGCATGCTTTCGAAGACTTAAAAAAGTACTTAGCAGCATCACCATTGCTCGTGAAACCAAGAGACGGAGATACCCTTTTACTCTACTTGGCAATATCGACTGAATCAATCAGCGCAGTTCTGACGGTGGACAGGGAACGAGAACATAAACCCGTGTACTACATAAGCAAAGTACTGCAAGGCGCCGAGCTCCGATACACTAACATCGAGAAGTTGGCCTTAGCATTAGTAGTGGCAGGAAGAAAGCTGCGTCCCTACTTTTTATCCCACCAGGTGGTCGCACTAACAAATCACCCTTTGAAGAGAATATTGTCCAGCCCAGAGACATCTGGAAGGATGACCAAATGGGCCGTCGAGCTAAGTGAGTATGGGATTGAATATCAGTCGCGCCCCGCCATTAAAGCACAAGTTCTAGCAGACTTCATAGTAGAAATGGAAACCAATGGCGCAGGAGTTTCAGCTCCCACTTTGGCAATCCACGTAGATGGATCCTCCACGTCTGGAGGGAGTGGAGCAGGAGTGTTAGTAGAGAGTCCACAAGGAGATCAGTTCCATTACGCCATCAAATTTCAGTTTCCAACATCAAACAATGAAGCAGAATACGAAGCACTTATCATGGGAATAGAACTGGCTTTAGCGGCAGGGGCTGGAAAGCTGATCACCTATAGCGATTCACAACTCATAGTCAATCAAGTTCAAGGGAACTATGAAGCCAAAGAAGATAGTATGAAGGAGTACTTATCAAAAGTGAAGGACCTTCTTGTTCGTTTagagaattttgaaatcaaacaAATTCCTCGAGCTGAAAATGAAATAGCAGATCAACTGGCCAAATTCGGCAGCTCCGCGACAGGAATTAGTAGCCGGACAATTACGTTCATCACGTGTGATAAAAAGGGAATAGGAACTGGAAGTCTTAACATCCTGTGTGCAAATCAGGGTGAGCCAAGTTGGAAGGATGAAATCATCAAGTACCTCTCAGAAGGAGAACGCCCCCCAGAGAGCAGGACAAAGCAAGAAATCTTAGG GCAGACTACGTACTCAGGGAAATCCACGAAGGAATTTGTGGAAACCATTTGGGAGGCAAAGCGTTGGCTGGAAAAGCACTCCGACAAGGATACTTTTGGCCTACAATGA
- the LOC140889672 gene encoding uncharacterized protein, giving the protein MNNKALNAIFTSLDSNMFALVTNCVCAKQAWKKLQMHCEGSESVRRTKIRILTTQFENLRMEESETIDEYERRLRKIENEAIDLGDAISNERLEVNESDLGDESIDLLTKQFGNYLKRMRDSKKPRQKSKAPITPVVGRPLRIDGPEQNTTPSKIQFRTQSEGKTLTISKRIDFVKCHECTGFGHYANECPTRLRRGMNASLSNDEVEEGIEQGEEETHNALTVLMQKKSNVVASVATLSHNTHRK; this is encoded by the exons ATGAATAACAAAGCCCTTAATGCTATATTTACTTCTCTTGATTCTAACATGTTTGCACTGGTGACTAACTGTGTTTGTGCTAAACAGGCTTGGAAAAAACTTCAAATGCACTGTGAAGGATCTGAAAGTGTGCGCCGAACCAAAATAAGGATTCTTACTACTCAGTTTGAAAATTTGAGAATGGAGGAAAGTGAGACAATTGATGAATATGAACGCCGCTTGAGGAAGATTGAAAATGAGGCAATCGATCTAGGAGATGCTATATCAAATGAACGCCTT GAAGTAAATGAGTCTGACTTAGGAGATGAATCCATTGACTTGCTTACCAAACAATTTGGTAACTACTTAAAGAGGATGAGGGACTCAAAGAAACCTAGACAGAAATCTAAAGCTCCAATCACTCCTGTTGTTGGAAGACCCTTAAGAATTGATGGACCAGAACAGAACACCACCCCATCTAAGATTCAATTTCGAACACAGAGTGAAGGAAAAACTCTGACTATATCCAAGAGAATTGATTTTGTGAAGTGTCATGAATGCACAGGTTTTGGTCACTATGCGAATGAGTGTCCAACCAGACTTCGAAGAGGAATGAATGCTTCCTTAAGCAATGATGAAGTTGAAGAGGGTATAGAACAAGGAGAAGAAGAAACTCACAATGCACTAACTGTTCTGATGCAAAAGAAAAGCAATGTTGTTGCGAGTGTTGCAACACTTAGCCATAACACTCACAGAAAATAG
- the LOC140889673 gene encoding uncharacterized protein codes for MTHFLAVQQHNLENNPNVNGELPPPQHQERRRTLEEEVGTNRVPNPSARRETVLHEEEVNSHGPVCPGIRTEERGESALAILPARRSPFTTAILAEVLTAGVKIASLPEYDGSGDPQDHLDRFYAKADLYDFSDAVYCKIFRTTLTNRALAWFNKLPAGSIASLEQLTQRFLHQFSINRKYPKTASYLFSVVQKEGESLRENYATKPLSSKFKESIAGKPPSTLEELLERAEKYIRIEETIEPRYLGKRKREEEKPREGRKEEKRGFQGPRLQQVPLNARLTDILVVAENQGLLQPPRPMKDNPKRLKSDKYCHFHKDKGHSTEDCYSLRTEIEKLIKRGYLKDFVSKSHHQQRDNKTYEDRRNREPPKNHEKQGKHNGDFHENMPTGGIIAVITGGPACGDSNRARKTLLRNASRGNHCPHPNQAQVVCEISKISKKMTFTESDREYPLVEHNDALVVSATISNFWVKKMLVDSGSSADIIFLNAFVKMGIDNAQLMPISTPLVGFSGELVEALGEITLPLSLGSYPRRVTKMVKFLVVNASSAYNVILGCPSLNVFQAIGSTYHMKLKFPMSEGVGEAVGDSRLARECHANILRDPANCKKRSRVDEISTQKRRHP; via the exons ATGACACATTTTTTGGCAGTGCAACAGCATAACTTGGAAAACAATCCAAATGTAAATGGTGAATTGCCTCCTCCTCAACACCAAGAAAGGAGACGCACACTAGAAGAAGAAGTTGGAACGAACAGGGTACCAAACCCCAGTGCAAGAAGGGAAACAGTGCTCCATGAGGAGGAGGTAAATAGCCACGGGCCCGTGTGCCCCGGAATTCGGACTGAGGAGAGAGGAGAAAGTGCTCTAGCAATCTTACCGGCCCGGCGTAGCCCATTCACTACTGCTATCTTAGCCGAGGTACTGACAGCTGGAGTGAAGATAGCAAGTCTGCCAGAGTACGATGGTTCAGGAGATCCTCAGGATCATCTCGACAGGTTTTATGCAAAAGCCGATCTATATGACTTCAGTGATGCCGTGTACTGCAAAATCTTCCGGACTACGCTGACTAATCGTGCACTGGCGTGGTTCAATAAACTCCCAGCAGGAAGCATTGCAAGCCTGGAACAACTTACTCAGCGTTTTCTTCATCAGTTCTCCATTAATCGAAAATACCCTAAGACTGCATCATACCTATTCTCGGTTGTGCAAAAAGAAGGAGAGAGCTTGAGAGA GAATTATGCAACAAAACCTCTGTCATCGAAGTTTAAGGAATCCATAGCGGGAAAACCCCCAAGCACCTTGGAAGAATTACTGGAAAGAGCCGAGAAGTATATACGCATTGAGGAGACTATTGAACCACGATATttaggaaaaagaaaaagagaagaagaaaaacCAAGAGAAGgccgaaaagaagagaaacgaGGATTCCAAGGCCCTCGTCTTCAGCAGGTACCCCTAAATGCACGCTTGACTGATATATTGGTGGTTGCGGAAAATCAAGGTTTGCTGCAACCTCCGAGGCCAATGAAAGACAACCCAAAGCGACTGAAATCTGACAAGTATTGCCACTTTCACAAAGATAAAGGACATTCTACCGAAGACTGTTATAGTTTGAGAACAGAAATAGAGAAGCTAATCAAACGTGGCTATTTAAAAGACTTTGTGAGTAAGTCTCACCACCAACAACGAGACAACAAGACTTATGAAGACCGCCGAAACAGAGAACCCCCAAAGAATCATGAGAAGCAAGGAAAGCATAATGGAGATTTCCATGAGAACATGCCGACTGGAGGGATTATCGCTGTTATAACCGGGGGACCAGCTTGCGGAGATTCGAATAGAGCAAGGAAGACTCTTCTGCGTAATGCTTCTAGGGGGAATCACTGTCCTCACCCTAACCAAGCCCAAGTCGTGTGTGAAATATcgaaaatatcaaaaaaaatgACATTCACTGAGTCAGATAGGGAATACCCTTTAGTTGAGCACAATGACGCATTGGTTGTCTCCGCTACAATATCCAACTTTTGGGTGAAAAAGATGCTGGTTGACTCAGGCAGTTCAGCAGATATCATTTTTCTTAATGCATTTGTTAAAATGGGGATAGACAATGCACAGCTAATGCCCATCAGCACCCCTTTAGTTGGATTTTCTGGAGAATTAGTGGAAGCACTAGGAGAGATCACACTTCCTCTCTCGCTAGGATCGTATCCGAGAAGAGTTACAAAAATGGTAAAGTTCTTGGTAGTAAATGCATCCTCTGCATATAACGTGATACTGGGGTGCCCGAGTCTAAATGTTTTCCAAGCCATAGGATCAACCTATCATATGAAGTTGAAGTTTCCAATGTCAGAAGGAGTTGGAGAGGCTGTTGGTGATAGCAGGTTGGCTCGGGAGTGTCATGCTAACATCCTGCGAGACCCAGCCAATTGCAAGAAAAGGTCAAGGGTGGACGAGATATCAACTCAGAAGAGAAGGCATCCATAG